The genomic region CAGCATGATCAGGACGCTGACCGGCACCGGACCGATGCTCGCCCCGTCAACGGCACGGAACGCCTTCGGTGCCGAGCCGCTCGACCCCTGGTAGTTCGTGCCGAGGTAGCCGCTGACGACCAGGCCGACACCCAGGGTCGCGATGAACCCGTGCACGTGCAGCTGGCTCACGACGAGCCCGTTCGCGAGGCCGATCGCCGCCGCGACCGCGAGGGTCAGCAGCACGGCGGGAATGATGCTGCCGGACTCGCCGGCCATCGTCGTGCCGCCGACGAGGCTCGCCAGGCTCACCACGTAGGGCACCGACAGGTCGAGGCTGCCGACGAGGATCACCAGCGTCTGGCCGATGGCCACCAGCCCGAGGATGCTCGTGGCGGTGAGGATGGCGGAGATGTTGCCGCTGCTGAAGAAGTTGCGCCCGACCGTGGCCGTCAGGATCGCGCCGACGGCGATCGCCGCCAGCAGGACGAGGTAGACGATCGCGGTCGAGGACAGGCTGGCGAGCCGTGCCCGCAGTCCGGGGGTGACGATCATGCGGCAGCCCCCGCGCCCGTCGCCAGCTGGAGGACGGCCTCCTCGGACGCACCCCCCGGCAGCTCCCCCGCGACCCGTCCGTCGCGCAGCACGACGATCCGGTCGCTCATGCCGATGACCTCCGGCAACTCGCTGCTGACCATCAGGACGGCGAATCCGTCGGCGGCGAGCTTGCGGATGAGCTCGTAGATCGCCACTTTCGCGCCGACGTCGACGCCGCGGGTGGGCTCGTCGAGCAGCACGACGCGCGGCTCGGTGGCGAGCCAGCGCGCGAGCACGACCTTCTGCTGGTTGCCGCCGGACAGGAACTGCACCTCCTGGTCGAGGCCGCGCGCGCTGACCCGCAGCGACGAGAGGATGCCCGGCACCGCGCGGCGTGCCTCGCCGGTGCGGCCGGGCACGACGCCGCGGACGACGGAGAGCGCGTTGTCGAGGATCGACTGGCGCAGCGCGAGGCCCGTGGCCTTGCGGTCCTCGGTCACGAGCGCGATCCCGGCACGGACCGCCCGCCTCGGCGAGCGGAGCCGCAGCTCGCGCCCGTCGAGACGGACGGTGCCCCGGCTGAACGGTCGGACGCCGAAGACGCCCTCCAGGAGCTCGGTGCGACCCGATCCCTGGAGACCCGAGACACCGACGACCTCACCGGCGCGCACCGTGAGCGTCACGCCGTCGACCTCGCCGTGTCCAACTCCGTCCAGCTCCAGCCGGGGCTCCCCGACCTCCGTGCCCGCCAGCGGGTCGGGGAAGTAGGTGACGAGCGAGCGGCCCACCATGAGGCGCACGAGCTCGGACTCGTCGAGCTCCGCCGCCGGCCGGGTCGCGGCATGCTGCCCGTCCTTGAGGACCGTGATGGTCGTGCAGAGGTCGAAGATCTCCTTCAGCCGGTGCGAAACGTACAGGATCGCGACGCCGCGCGCCGTGAGCCGCTCGATGATCGCGTAGAGCAGCTCGACCTCGTGGTCGGCCAGCGCCGCGGTGGGCTCGTCCATCGAGATGATGCGGGCGTCCTGGCTGACCGCCTTGGCGATCTCCACGATCTGCTGCTCGGCGACCGACAGGGTGCGCACGGGCCGCCCGGCCTCGAGGTGCGTCACTCCCAAGCCCTCCAGCAGCTCCTCGGCCTCGCGCCGCATGGCGGCGGTGTCGACCAGGCCGCGGCGCACCGGCTCGCGCCCGAGGAAGACGTTCTCGGCCACGGTGCGGTCGGGCAGGAGGTTGAACTCCTGGAACACCGTCGAGATGCCTGCCTGCTGCGCCTGCACGGGGTGGCTGAACCGCACCGGCGTGCCGTCGAGGCTGATGGTGCCCGCGTCCGGCTGGTGCACCCCCGCGAGCAGCTTCATGAGCGTGGACTTGCCGGCACCGTTCTCGCCGACGAGACCGTGGACCTGGCCGGCGACGAGCTCGAGCCCCGCACCCGACAGCACCGTGGTGCCGAGGAAGGACTTCGCCAGACCGGAGGCCACGAGCACGGGCGTGATGGTCGCCCCGGCAGCCCGACGACGTCCGGCAACGGGCGACGACGGGGTCGCGGTGGTGGGTGATGAGGTCTCGGCCACGGCAGCACTGTGACACGCCTCACTCCCTTTTGTCGAGCAACGATCAAAAGTTGATGGGTAGACGACCTAAAGATGCACGTGGTTGACTCGAAGAGTGCGAACCGGTGACCTCTTCGAGCTGCTGAAGGACGGGCGGCCGTGGACGCGCGCCGAGCTCGCCGAGACGACGGGGCTGGCCCGGTCGACCGTGGCGGCGCGGATCGACGTGCTCATGCGGCTGGGGCTCGTCGCCCCGTTCGGAGGTGCTCGCTCCACGGGCGGGCGCCCCCCCGCCCTGTTCGCGCTGAACCCCACGGCCAAGGTCGTCGTGGGCGTCGACGTCGGAGCGACCCACGTCCGCGCCGTGCTCGCCGACCTCTCCGGCTCGGTCCTCGGCGAGGAGGCGACCGACCTGCCGGTGGCCGACGGCCCCGAGGTCGTGCTGGGCTGGGTCGTGGCCGCCACGAGCCGGCTCGCGGCCTCCGCACCCCACGCCGACCTGGCCGCCGTCGGCATCGGCCTGCCGGGGCCGGTCGAGCACTCGACCGGCCGGCCCATCAGCCCGCCGATCATGCCCGGCTGGGACCGCTTCGACGTCGTCGACCACGTCCGGCGCTCGACCGGCGTGCCGGTGCTCGTCGACAACGACGTCAACATCATGGCGCTCGGCGAGCGACGCGCCCATCTCGCCGACGTCGACGACGTCGTGCTGATCAAGGTGGCCACCGGGATCGGCGCGGGAATCGTGTCGGGCGGTCGTCTGCAGCGCGGCGCCCAAGGCACGGCCGGCGACCTCGGCCACGTCCGTGTCGCCCGGGCCGGCGAGGTCATGTGCCGCTGCGGCAACACGGGCTGCCTTGAGGCGATCGCGGCCGCACCGGCCCTGGCTGAGGCTCTGCGGGGCAAGGGCGTGAAGGCCCGCACGGGTCAGGACGTCGTCGACCTCGTCCGCGGAGGTAACGCCACGGCGATCGCCGTCGTGCGCGACGCCGGACGCGACATCGGGGAGGTCGTCGCGACCATGGTCAACCTCGTCAATCCGTCCGTCGTCGTCATCGGCGGCCTGCTGGCGGGTGCCGGCGAGCATCTGCTGGCCGGCATCCGTGAGGTCGTCTACCTCCGCTCGCTGCCCCTGGCGACGGCGCAGCTGCGCATCGAGGCGTCGCGCGCCGGCACCGAGGCGGGCGTGCTGGGCGCCGTGGCCCTGGCTGTCGACCACGTGCTGTCACCCACGGCGGTCGAGGCCGCGAGCCTGGCGCTGCTGGAGGCCTGAGGACAGGCGACGGCGTCAGGCATCGGCTTGGGCCAGGACGGCCTCGACCTGCTCGCGCCGAGGCAGCCCGGACGCCCGGCCCACCACGGTGCCGTCGGGGTCGACGACGAGCACCGTGGGCGTGCGAAGGATGTTCAGGCGTCGGACGAGCTCGAGGTGCGACTCCGCGTCGACCTCGACGTGCTCGACACCGTCACGCGTGCGCACGACATCGGAGAGCAACGCCCGTGTCGCCCGGCACGGACTGCAGAACGAGCTCGAGAACTGCACGAACGTCAGGCGCGATCCCAGCTCGCCGCCGATGTCGGCAGCAGTCAGGACCTCCGCGGACTCCTCGGACGACGAGCTCCCGTCGTGCTCCGAGATCGGCGCAGGACCGGTGGCGCGGAAGCGCCCGTCGACGGCGCGCTTGGCCAGGGCCGCCACGGCCGCCAGGGCCACGGCTCCGAGCAGGACCCACACACCGATCATGTGATCAGCGTACGCGCGGACCCCAGATTGGCCCGGCGTTCCCGTGCACGAGTGCTCAGGCGCCGAGGCCGAGCTGGCCGAGGAGGTGGACGAGCGGAGCGGCCAGGGCGACCGAGAGCGCACCGGGGAACCCCCACCCCGACGCGGCGTGCCGGCGCCCTTCCCCCCACGCCCGCCCGACGACCTGGCCGAGGATCGCACCCGTCGCGACCGTGACGCCCGCCGCGAGCCCGAACACCCACGTGAAGGTGACGAACCCGCCTTGCAGCTGCGTCGTGATCGCGCAGGCCAGACCACTGCCGAACATCGCGATCGAGGCGATCAGGTAGCGATCGCCGGGCAGGCACCACACCAGCAGCGCGACGCCTGAGCCCACGGCTCCGAGCGTCACGACCTCCGTGCCGAGCGGGGTGCGGGCCGCGGTGATCCACCCGACGGCCAGGGTCGCGAGCAGGCTCGCCGTGGCCGCGTGGGCCGTGGTCAGGACGAGCTCGCGGCGACCGTCACGACGCAGCATCTGCGACAGCAGGGCCACGACCACCCCGGCGGCGGTCGCGGGCAGGATCGCGACGAGGGAGCCCGGCACCACCTCGGCGATGTCACCGGCACTGGTGCCGTCGGCGCCGATCAGGGCCCGCGGCCAGAGGGTCAGCACCGTGGCCACCACCGAGGCGGTGACCACGGCTGCGACCTTCGGGGCGCGCACGGTCCGGCCGCGGGCGTCGGCCGGGTGCGGCCCGAAGGCGATCTGCCCCTGGACGAGCAGGACCGTGGCGGCGACGAGGAGTGGATCGGCACGGACGGCGGCGGCGATCACGGCCAGGAGCACGATGCTCCAGACCGCCGGGGACCAGCGGGCAGGAGCGCGTCGCGCGGGAGACCGGCGGGTCGCGGTCCGGCGATCCTGCTGCTCGGGTTCAGGGGATCGGCGCGACACCCCCGCATGATGTCACCCGGCCCGTCACCCCCGACCGGGACACGCGCGGGGCCCGCGGCCGGGCGGTCCGTGTCGGCCGCGTGACGTCGATCAGCCTCGGGTCACCGATCGGAGTGATTCCCGTCACCTGTTCGTCATGGTGTGGAGATTGACCGGACACCTGGTCTAAGGTTGAAGCAGCAATGAGGCCGGGCGTGTTCGCCACGGCCTCGATCTGTACCCGGGGCCTTTCACTGGGGAGGGCCTCACCCGCCGGAGGTACCCGTGTCCCACCTGCTCCTTCTCACCAAGACCCCGCAGTCCTCGGTCGAGGTGCTCCCGGCCCTCGCGCTGCTCCCGCACCACGTCCGCATCCTGCCGGCCGAGGCGAGCGCCCTGCTCGACGCTCCGTCGTGCGACGCCGTGCTCGTCGACGGTCGCCACGACCTCGCGCAGGTCCGCAGCCTGACCCGGGTCATCCGTACGACCGGGATCGACGTGCCGCTGCTGGTGGTGCTCACCGAGGGCGGCCTCGCGGTCGCCGCAGCCGACTGGGGCATGGACGACGTCATCCTCACGACGGCCGGACCCGCCGAGCTCGAGGCCCGCCTGCGGCTCGGCATCGGACGCATCGCCGCCGCATCGAACGGCGCCGGCGAGAGCCACGTCATCTCCACGAGCGGCCTGGTCGTCGACGACGCGACGTACACGGCCAAGCTCGAGGGTCGCTCGCTCGACCTGACGTTCAAGGAGTTCGAGCTGATCAAGTTCCTCGCGCAGCACCCCGGTCGGGTCTTCACCCGCCAGCAGCTGCTGCAGGAGGTCTGGGGCTACGACTACTTCGGCGGCACCCGCACGGTCGACGTCCACGTGCGCCGGCTCCGCGCCAAGCTCGGCCCCGAGCACGAGACGCTCATCGGCACCGTGCGCAACGTGGGCTACCGCTTCGTCTCGACCAAGGACGGCTCGCGCGAGACGGCCGACGCGTCCGCCTGACGGGCGTCCCTGCCAGACTGGGGCCCGTGTCCCGCCTCACCGCGCACGACCTCATCGACCTCGTCCTCGACGAGGGCTCCGTGGAGTCCTGGGACTCCCCCATCGACATCTCCGGCCACCCCGAGAGCTACCGGCGTGAGCTGGAGGCGGCCTTCGAGCGCGCCGGCACCGACGAGTCGATCCTGACCGGTCGGGGCACGATGCGCGGTCGACCCGTCGCGTTCGTGGTCAACGAGTTCCGCTTCCTGGCGGGCTCGATCGGCCGGTCGGCGGCCGACCGCATCGTGGCCGCGGTCCGTCGGGCGACGGCCGAGGGCCTGCCGATCCTCGCAGCCACGGCCTCCGGCGGAACCCGCATGCAGGAGGGCACCCCCGCCTTCGTGCGGATGATCGACATCAGCCGGGCGCTGATGGACCACCG from Aeromicrobium sp. Sec7.5 harbors:
- a CDS encoding ABC transporter permease, whose amino-acid sequence is MIVTPGLRARLASLSSTAIVYLVLLAAIAVGAILTATVGRNFFSSGNISAILTATSILGLVAIGQTLVILVGSLDLSVPYVVSLASLVGGTTMAGESGSIIPAVLLTLAVAAAIGLANGLVVSQLHVHGFIATLGVGLVVSGYLGTNYQGSSGSAPKAFRAVDGASIGPVPVSVLIMLALAAAVYLMLSRTRVGHHMYAVGGSPEVARLSGLRISPPVVLAHVLCSVLAGVAGLLLLSRLSVGSPTIGSQGGYDLLSIAAVVLGGTLLAGGRGGVIGTLGGVAIFAVMDSTMGALQVNPFLKDVVRGVIIIAAVAVYARRNLQVRPTRFDRSVPPVGTTPQTQEVR
- a CDS encoding sugar ABC transporter ATP-binding protein, encoding MAETSSPTTATPSSPVAGRRRAAGATITPVLVASGLAKSFLGTTVLSGAGLELVAGQVHGLVGENGAGKSTLMKLLAGVHQPDAGTISLDGTPVRFSHPVQAQQAGISTVFQEFNLLPDRTVAENVFLGREPVRRGLVDTAAMRREAEELLEGLGVTHLEAGRPVRTLSVAEQQIVEIAKAVSQDARIISMDEPTAALADHEVELLYAIIERLTARGVAILYVSHRLKEIFDLCTTITVLKDGQHAATRPAAELDESELVRLMVGRSLVTYFPDPLAGTEVGEPRLELDGVGHGEVDGVTLTVRAGEVVGVSGLQGSGRTELLEGVFGVRPFSRGTVRLDGRELRLRSPRRAVRAGIALVTEDRKATGLALRQSILDNALSVVRGVVPGRTGEARRAVPGILSSLRVSARGLDQEVQFLSGGNQQKVVLARWLATEPRVVLLDEPTRGVDVGAKVAIYELIRKLAADGFAVLMVSSELPEVIGMSDRIVVLRDGRVAGELPGGASEEAVLQLATGAGAAA
- a CDS encoding ROK family transcriptional regulator; this translates as MRTGDLFELLKDGRPWTRAELAETTGLARSTVAARIDVLMRLGLVAPFGGARSTGGRPPALFALNPTAKVVVGVDVGATHVRAVLADLSGSVLGEEATDLPVADGPEVVLGWVVAATSRLAASAPHADLAAVGIGLPGPVEHSTGRPISPPIMPGWDRFDVVDHVRRSTGVPVLVDNDVNIMALGERRAHLADVDDVVLIKVATGIGAGIVSGGRLQRGAQGTAGDLGHVRVARAGEVMCRCGNTGCLEAIAAAPALAEALRGKGVKARTGQDVVDLVRGGNATAIAVVRDAGRDIGEVVATMVNLVNPSVVVIGGLLAGAGEHLLAGIREVVYLRSLPLATAQLRIEASRAGTEAGVLGAVALAVDHVLSPTAVEAASLALLEA
- a CDS encoding thioredoxin family protein gives rise to the protein MIGVWVLLGAVALAAVAALAKRAVDGRFRATGPAPISEHDGSSSSEESAEVLTAADIGGELGSRLTFVQFSSSFCSPCRATRALLSDVVRTRDGVEHVEVDAESHLELVRRLNILRTPTVLVVDPDGTVVGRASGLPRREQVEAVLAQADA
- a CDS encoding winged helix-turn-helix transcriptional regulator, producing the protein MSHLLLLTKTPQSSVEVLPALALLPHHVRILPAEASALLDAPSCDAVLVDGRHDLAQVRSLTRVIRTTGIDVPLLVVLTEGGLAVAAADWGMDDVILTTAGPAELEARLRLGIGRIAAASNGAGESHVISTSGLVVDDATYTAKLEGRSLDLTFKEFELIKFLAQHPGRVFTRQQLLQEVWGYDYFGGTRTVDVHVRRLRAKLGPEHETLIGTVRNVGYRFVSTKDGSRETADASA